The sequence CTCCCTCCGCCACCGGCAACCCGTCAACGCGCAACGGTCCCGTTTCGGTTGGCCCCTGATCTCCGCCCTCCTGGCCTGCCTGCTTTTTACCAGCCTCAGCCACGCCGCTCCTTCTCCCGAGCGCGTCGTCGTCGTCGCCAACTCCGCCGATCCGGTCTCCGGGCAAATCGCCCGCTACTACATGGAGAAGCGCGGCATCCCGGAAAAAAACCTGATCGAGCTGGAAACCTCCACTGAGGAGGAGGTCACTTGGGATGAGTTCATCACGACGATTTACAACCCGCTGCGCACCCGGCTGGTGCTGAAGGACTGGCTCAGCGGCACCATCAGCAGCCAGACCGACGACGACGGGCGCATTCAGGCCGCGCTCGCCACCAACAACATCGACTTTCTCGTTCTGTGCCGCCTTCCCGTCAAAATTGCGGAAGACAAGGAACGCCGCAACCGGGCTGAAAAACTCCCCTCCCAGAAGGAATTCCAGATTAACCGGGGTTCCATCGACAGTGAGCTGGCGCTGATGATGCACAACAACACGCCCACCATCGGCTTTGTCGCCAACCCGCTCTTTGGCAAGTACGAGCCGCCGCGCGCGGTGGCCGAAACCGTCGTCAAGGTGGCCCGGCTCGATGGCCCCGGCTTCGATGCGGTCAAGCGCAGCCTCGACTCCGCCCTCGAAGCCGAGCGCCTCGGCCTGCGCGGGCGCGGCTACATCGACATGGGCGGACCGCACGGCGACGGCGACCGCTGGATCGAGCAGTCGGGCAAGATCATTGAGCACATGGGCTACCCCGTCAGTTGGGACAAGGAGCGCCCGCTCATCGGCTGGAAAAACCGCGTGGACGCCGCCGCTTTCTACTTCGGCTGGTGGACGAACGACATCACTGGCGTCTTCGCCGACCCGGCCTTCCGCTTCCCGCCGGGAGCCATCGCCTTCCACATCCACAGCTATTCCGCTGGCTACATCCGCCGCCCCACCAACGGCTGGGCCGGCCCCCTGATCGCCCGCGGCGCGGCGACCACCGTCGGGAATGTTTTTGAGCCCTACCTCCAGCTCACCCACCGTCCGAACCTTTTCATTGAAGGCATGATGAAGGGCCTGAGCGCGGGCGAAGCCGCCTACTACTCGCTGCCCGTCCTGAGCTGGATGACCGTCTGCCTCGGCGACCCGCTCTACCAGCCCTTCAAAACCGACCTCGACGCCCAACTCGCCCAGGGCCTCGACCACCCCGACGAGCTTTCCCAATACGCCGTCCTGCGCAAGATGAAGCTCATGCGCGCAGATAAGCAGTACGAAGACTCTTTTATCTACGGGGTTGAGCAGAACCGCCGTCTCCAGGGGATCGCCTTGGCCTTTTCCCTCGCACGGCAGTATCAGATGCGCGGCTCGCGCAGCAAGGCCCTCGAAATGCTTGAACCCTGGCTGGACCGCCCGCAACTGGATGTCAGCCAGTGGAGCATGTACTACGAGATGGGCACGTTTCTGGAATCCATTGGCGAGAACGAAAAGGCACTCGGCATCTACAAGTACCTGATCACGCTCGCCGCCGACACCCCACCCGCGCTCACCGTTTATTACAGCGCCGCCATCGAGCTGGCCCACCGCATGGGCGAGACCGGCCAGGCCGAGGGCTGGCAGTCCGACCTGACACGGATGCAGTTCGAGGAGCAGGAGAAGCGTGTCCGCCAGAAGATGCAGAACAACCGCCCCTAGTATCCGTGT comes from Ruficoccus amylovorans and encodes:
- a CDS encoding TIGR03790 family protein, producing the protein MSLSLRHRQPVNAQRSRFGWPLISALLACLLFTSLSHAAPSPERVVVVANSADPVSGQIARYYMEKRGIPEKNLIELETSTEEEVTWDEFITTIYNPLRTRLVLKDWLSGTISSQTDDDGRIQAALATNNIDFLVLCRLPVKIAEDKERRNRAEKLPSQKEFQINRGSIDSELALMMHNNTPTIGFVANPLFGKYEPPRAVAETVVKVARLDGPGFDAVKRSLDSALEAERLGLRGRGYIDMGGPHGDGDRWIEQSGKIIEHMGYPVSWDKERPLIGWKNRVDAAAFYFGWWTNDITGVFADPAFRFPPGAIAFHIHSYSAGYIRRPTNGWAGPLIARGAATTVGNVFEPYLQLTHRPNLFIEGMMKGLSAGEAAYYSLPVLSWMTVCLGDPLYQPFKTDLDAQLAQGLDHPDELSQYAVLRKMKLMRADKQYEDSFIYGVEQNRRLQGIALAFSLARQYQMRGSRSKALEMLEPWLDRPQLDVSQWSMYYEMGTFLESIGENEKALGIYKYLITLAADTPPALTVYYSAAIELAHRMGETGQAEGWQSDLTRMQFEEQEKRVRQKMQNNRP